The Panthera uncia isolate 11264 chromosome C2, Puncia_PCG_1.0, whole genome shotgun sequence genome contains a region encoding:
- the LOC125921273 gene encoding 26S proteasome regulatory subunit 4-like: MGQSQSGDHGPGGGKKDDKDKNKKYKPPAPTRVGKKKKTKGPDAASKLPLVTPHSQCLLKLPKLERIKDYLLMEEELVRNQEQMKPLEEKQEEERSKVDDLRRTPMSVGMLEEIIDDNHAIMSTPVGSELYINILSFVDKDLLEPGCSVLLRHKVHAVIEVFRDDTEPLVTAMKASSAE; encoded by the exons ATGGGTCAAAGTCAGAGTGGTGATCATGGCCCTGGAGGTGGCAAGAAGGATGACAAGGAcaagaataagaaatacaaaCCTCCTGCACCAACTAgagtggggaaaaagaagaaaacaaagggaccAGATGCTGCCAGCAAGCTGCCACTGGTGACACCTCACAGTCAGTGCCTGTTAAAATTACCAAAGTTAGAGAGAATTAAAGACTATCTTCTCATGGAGGAAGAACTCGTTAGAAACCAGGAACAAATGAAGCCtttagaagaaaagcaagaggagGAAAGATCAAAGGTGGATGATCTGAGGAGGACCCCAATGTCAGTAGGAATGTTGGAAGAGATCATTGATGACAATCATGCCATTATGTCCACACCTGTGGGCTCAGAACTCTACATCAACATTCTTTCCTTTGTAGACAAGGATCTGCTGGAACCAGGCTGCTCAGTCCTGCTCAGACACAAGGTTCATGCTGTCATAGAGGTGTTCAGGGATGACACAGAGCCCTTGGTCACAGCAATGAAG GCATCTTCAGCTGAATGA